The following is a genomic window from Fundidesulfovibrio putealis DSM 16056.
GAAGTAGAGCGCCCGCAAGCCCAGGATGGCGAAGACGTTGGACGTGTACACGATGAAGGGGTCCTTGGTGATGGCGAAAATGGCCGGGATGGAATCCAGGGCGAAGACCACGTCGGTAAACTCGATCAGCACCAGCACGATGAAAAGCGGCGTGATGAAGAGCTGGCCGCCCTGCCTGACAAAGAACTTGCGTCCCTCGAAGCCCTTGGTCACCCGGAAATGGCGTCGCATGAAGTTGTTGATGCGGTTCTCGTCCAGGTTGGGTTCCTGCCCCACCGTCACCAGCATCTTGATGCCAGTGAACACGAGGAAGGCCCCGAAGATGTAGATGACCCAGTGAAAGGCCTCCAGGATGGCCGCACCGGCCAGGATGAGCGAGGCGCGCATGACGAGCGCCCCCAGGATTCCCCAGAAGAGAACCTTGTGCTGGCAGTCGCGGGGCACTGAAAAGTGCAGGAAGACCAGGACGAAGACGAAGATGTTGTCGATGGAGAGGCTTTTCTCGATGAGGTAGCCGGTTATGTATTCGGTCCCGGCCTGCGGCCCGAGGAAGTGATACACGCCGCCTCCGAAGGCCAGCGCCAGCACCACATAGCACAGGCTCAGCAGCAGGGCCTCGCGCACGCCGATCTCACGCCCCTTGCGGTGCAGAACGCCAAGGTCCAGGGCCAGGAGAACCAGCACCAGAAGATTGAAGCCGATCCACATCCATGCGTTTTCCAAGTGTTGTCTCCTGCTCGTTCCGGATAGTCTGAACGTATCGTTTCGCTGTTTGCGCCGCCCGAGTCAAGGCGGTCCGGATCGCTGTTGCCGATCGGGCCCGACTTGCCAGGTTTGGCTGAACCGGCCCGGGACCGCAGTCGGTCCCGGGCGGCAGGAGCGGCTCAGCTTTCGAGCTGCTGAATGCCTTCAAGGGTCCATTGGGGATTGGAGGCGGACTCATCCCTGCGGATGTGCCAGACTTCGCGAACCTGCGCGGAGCGGGGGCCGGACTGGTCCTCGCGCAGGAGGACATCGTACAACACGGAGATCACCGTCTGGTTTCCCTGTGTCCCGGCCTCGACCACACGGGCTTCGATCATGAGGATGTCGGTCTTCCCGGGGGCCGGGTCCTCGCCTGCCTGCCGGAATATCTCGGCGAAGACCTCGGGGCTCGTGAAGCCTCGGATGTCCTCCAGGTCTCGGCGGTCCCAGGAGGACTGCAACCTGGCGTACAGGGCCTTGGCTCCGGAAATGAACTCGGCTTCGTCGATGCCAGCGGGCATCACCGGAGGCGCGATCTGCGCGGAGCCTCCTTGCCCGCCGGGCGTGGCGCGCACCGAGGCCCAGCCGTCCGCGTCTGCGCCAGGGGTGTAATTTCCGGTCGGGGCGGCGTAGGCAAACCTGTCGCCCCCCATGGGCGCGGCCTGTTCCCTGTGAGCCGTCTGATCTGCGTGGCCCGTCATGCCTGCCTGGGCCGCCCGGCGCGAACGGATGAACCGGAAGAGCATGAATCCGGCGACGCCCAGCAGGAGGATTTCCAGAATCCCGAAGCCTCCGCCCATGCCTCCGAACAGGAGCGAGCCCAGCATGCCGCCCAGCAGCACGCCGCCAAGCATGCCGCCGATCCCGCCGAACCTGGACATGAAGCCGCCGGGGGCAGCACCTGGCTGTTGGTTCGGCGTGGCCTGGCGCTCCGTGGTCATGTTCTTGCCCGGGGGCGTGGGCTTGTCGTAGCTTTTGGAGTAGGAATCCTTGCTGCCGAACGAATTGCCGCCGCCCATCCGCTTGGCATCTGCGGGATCGAAGGACATGAGCAGCACCGCAAGCGCGATGAGCGGCGCCAGGAGCCAGCGCAGCGCGTCTGTGGGGGAAAGGCCGCCGAGG
Proteins encoded in this region:
- a CDS encoding Tim44 domain-containing protein yields the protein MRHSPNRSTLPAQAQALGGLSPTDALRWLLAPLIALAVLLMSFDPADAKRMGGGNSFGSKDSYSKSYDKPTPPGKNMTTERQATPNQQPGAAPGGFMSRFGGIGGMLGGVLLGGMLGSLLFGGMGGGFGILEILLLGVAGFMLFRFIRSRRAAQAGMTGHADQTAHREQAAPMGGDRFAYAAPTGNYTPGADADGWASVRATPGGQGGSAQIAPPVMPAGIDEAEFISGAKALYARLQSSWDRRDLEDIRGFTSPEVFAEIFRQAGEDPAPGKTDILMIEARVVEAGTQGNQTVISVLYDVLLREDQSGPRSAQVREVWHIRRDESASNPQWTLEGIQQLES
- a CDS encoding TerC family protein, producing the protein MENAWMWIGFNLLVLVLLALDLGVLHRKGREIGVREALLLSLCYVVLALAFGGGVYHFLGPQAGTEYITGYLIEKSLSIDNIFVFVLVFLHFSVPRDCQHKVLFWGILGALVMRASLILAGAAILEAFHWVIYIFGAFLVFTGIKMLVTVGQEPNLDENRINNFMRRHFRVTKGFEGRKFFVRQGGQLFITPLFIVLVLIEFTDVVFALDSIPAIFAITKDPFIVYTSNVFAILGLRALYFALAGIIHRFHYLKYGLSLVLVVVGGKMIVNAWFNAKIIPTEMALLITSGIIAVSILVSMLKTRGEPLKEEMDEAMRWWVPGSPSKSGPESSKKNGIKEP